A genomic stretch from Motacilla alba alba isolate MOTALB_02 chromosome 29, Motacilla_alba_V1.0_pri, whole genome shotgun sequence includes:
- the ATG101 gene encoding autophagy-related protein 101 isoform X1 produces the protein MIHFPPPRRQMVGPGRSRCCGPSSAGPAMNCRAEVLEVSVEGRQVEEAMLAVLHTVLLHRSTGKFHYKKEGTYSIGTVGTQDVDCDFIDFAYVRVSSEELDRALRKAVGEFKDALRGSGSDGMGQISLEFYQKKKSRWPFSDECIPWELWTIKVNVVNLANEQERQICREKVGEKLCEKIINIVEVMNRHEYLPKMPTQSEVDNVFDTSLKDVQPYLYKISYQITDSLGTSVTTTMRRLIKDTLAL, from the exons ATGATCCACTTCCCTCCTCCGCGCCGTCAGATGGTCGGGCCCGGGCG CAGCCGCTGCTGTGGCCCCTCCAGCGCCGGCCCTGCCATGAACTGCCGCGCCGAGGTGCTGGAGGTGTCGGTGGAGGGGCGGCAGGTGGAGGAGGCCATGCTGGCCGTGCTCCACACCGTCCTGCTGCACCGCAGCACCGGCAAGTTCCACTACAAGAAGGAGGGCACCTACTCCATTGGCACCGTGGGCACCCAGGACGTGGACTGCGACTTCATCGACTTCGCCTACGTCCGCGTCTCCTCCGAGGAGCTCGACCGGGCCCTCCGCAAGGCTGTCGGGGAGTTCAAG GACGCGCTGCGCGGCTCCGGCTCCGACGGCATGGGGCAGATCTCCCTGGAGTTCTACCAGAAGAAGAAGTCCCGGTGGCCCTTCTCAGACGAGTgcattccctgggagctgtggaCCATCAAGGTGAACGTGGTGAACCTGGCCAACGAGCAGGAGCGGCAGATCTGCCGCGAGAAGGTGGGGGAGAAGCTCTGCGAGAAGATCATCAACATCGTGGAGGTGATGAACCGCCACGAGTACCTGCCCAAGATGCCCACCCAGTCCGAGGTGGACAACGTCTTCGACACCAGCCTGAAGGACGTGCAGCCCTACCTATACAAGATCTCCTACCAGATCACGGACTCCCTGGGCACCTCGGTCACCACCACCATGCGCCGGCTCATCAAGGACACGCTGGCGCTGTAG
- the ATG101 gene encoding autophagy-related protein 101 isoform X2, whose translation MIHFPPPRRQMVGPGRRCCGPSSAGPAMNCRAEVLEVSVEGRQVEEAMLAVLHTVLLHRSTGKFHYKKEGTYSIGTVGTQDVDCDFIDFAYVRVSSEELDRALRKAVGEFKDALRGSGSDGMGQISLEFYQKKKSRWPFSDECIPWELWTIKVNVVNLANEQERQICREKVGEKLCEKIINIVEVMNRHEYLPKMPTQSEVDNVFDTSLKDVQPYLYKISYQITDSLGTSVTTTMRRLIKDTLAL comes from the exons ATGATCCACTTCCCTCCTCCGCGCCGTCAGATGGTCGGGCCCGGGCG CCGCTGCTGTGGCCCCTCCAGCGCCGGCCCTGCCATGAACTGCCGCGCCGAGGTGCTGGAGGTGTCGGTGGAGGGGCGGCAGGTGGAGGAGGCCATGCTGGCCGTGCTCCACACCGTCCTGCTGCACCGCAGCACCGGCAAGTTCCACTACAAGAAGGAGGGCACCTACTCCATTGGCACCGTGGGCACCCAGGACGTGGACTGCGACTTCATCGACTTCGCCTACGTCCGCGTCTCCTCCGAGGAGCTCGACCGGGCCCTCCGCAAGGCTGTCGGGGAGTTCAAG GACGCGCTGCGCGGCTCCGGCTCCGACGGCATGGGGCAGATCTCCCTGGAGTTCTACCAGAAGAAGAAGTCCCGGTGGCCCTTCTCAGACGAGTgcattccctgggagctgtggaCCATCAAGGTGAACGTGGTGAACCTGGCCAACGAGCAGGAGCGGCAGATCTGCCGCGAGAAGGTGGGGGAGAAGCTCTGCGAGAAGATCATCAACATCGTGGAGGTGATGAACCGCCACGAGTACCTGCCCAAGATGCCCACCCAGTCCGAGGTGGACAACGTCTTCGACACCAGCCTGAAGGACGTGCAGCCCTACCTATACAAGATCTCCTACCAGATCACGGACTCCCTGGGCACCTCGGTCACCACCACCATGCGCCGGCTCATCAAGGACACGCTGGCGCTGTAG
- the ATG101 gene encoding autophagy-related protein 101 isoform X3: MNCRAEVLEVSVEGRQVEEAMLAVLHTVLLHRSTGKFHYKKEGTYSIGTVGTQDVDCDFIDFAYVRVSSEELDRALRKAVGEFKDALRGSGSDGMGQISLEFYQKKKSRWPFSDECIPWELWTIKVNVVNLANEQERQICREKVGEKLCEKIINIVEVMNRHEYLPKMPTQSEVDNVFDTSLKDVQPYLYKISYQITDSLGTSVTTTMRRLIKDTLAL, from the exons ATGAACTGCCGCGCCGAGGTGCTGGAGGTGTCGGTGGAGGGGCGGCAGGTGGAGGAGGCCATGCTGGCCGTGCTCCACACCGTCCTGCTGCACCGCAGCACCGGCAAGTTCCACTACAAGAAGGAGGGCACCTACTCCATTGGCACCGTGGGCACCCAGGACGTGGACTGCGACTTCATCGACTTCGCCTACGTCCGCGTCTCCTCCGAGGAGCTCGACCGGGCCCTCCGCAAGGCTGTCGGGGAGTTCAAG GACGCGCTGCGCGGCTCCGGCTCCGACGGCATGGGGCAGATCTCCCTGGAGTTCTACCAGAAGAAGAAGTCCCGGTGGCCCTTCTCAGACGAGTgcattccctgggagctgtggaCCATCAAGGTGAACGTGGTGAACCTGGCCAACGAGCAGGAGCGGCAGATCTGCCGCGAGAAGGTGGGGGAGAAGCTCTGCGAGAAGATCATCAACATCGTGGAGGTGATGAACCGCCACGAGTACCTGCCCAAGATGCCCACCCAGTCCGAGGTGGACAACGTCTTCGACACCAGCCTGAAGGACGTGCAGCCCTACCTATACAAGATCTCCTACCAGATCACGGACTCCCTGGGCACCTCGGTCACCACCACCATGCGCCGGCTCATCAAGGACACGCTGGCGCTGTAG